The following coding sequences lie in one Rhizobium sp. ZPR4 genomic window:
- a CDS encoding LysR substrate-binding domain-containing protein, which produces MLNSYVMRNLSFMQRLRYKLPPPNLLITFEAAGRHLSFTRAASELNVSRVAVSQQIQALEKFLGIILFQRLQRSVKLTREGERYHLAISDALERALRATTEISKRAESNVVNVGTTPGFMTYWLSPRLGEFRTLHPDIELRFIVSDGNLGFEDNIDVAIRYGVPPFDGADATFLARQAIAPTCTSTFLPEGTRFQPSDLLKQPLLHLEGPYDEQTRWSSWFRAQGLDMAKARAGITLNSYTSLVQAALDGQGFALIGPPLIEKFLSNGNLVQPVDAQPIVRHAFHLLLPKTTLPSMAVRAFAGWIKASFLALGEALRENATEHET; this is translated from the coding sequence TTGCTTAATTCCTACGTCATGCGTAACCTCAGCTTTATGCAAAGACTTCGTTACAAGTTGCCACCACCGAATCTTTTGATCACTTTCGAGGCTGCCGGGCGTCATCTCAGCTTTACGAGGGCAGCAAGCGAACTCAACGTGTCGCGTGTCGCCGTCAGTCAGCAAATCCAGGCGCTTGAGAAATTCCTCGGGATAATTCTGTTTCAGCGCCTGCAGCGGTCGGTGAAGCTAACGCGAGAGGGCGAACGCTATCACCTTGCAATTTCCGACGCTTTGGAACGAGCCCTGCGGGCGACCACCGAGATCAGCAAACGTGCGGAAAGCAATGTTGTCAATGTCGGAACCACGCCCGGCTTCATGACATACTGGCTGTCGCCAAGACTCGGCGAATTTCGGACCCTGCATCCCGACATCGAGCTTCGTTTCATCGTTTCCGACGGAAATCTTGGGTTCGAGGACAATATCGATGTGGCCATTCGCTATGGCGTCCCGCCCTTTGATGGAGCGGACGCAACCTTTCTCGCGAGGCAGGCGATTGCTCCGACATGCACAAGCACATTTCTACCCGAAGGCACACGTTTCCAGCCGTCGGATCTCCTGAAACAGCCCCTCTTGCATTTGGAAGGTCCATACGATGAACAGACACGCTGGTCGTCCTGGTTTCGCGCACAAGGCCTCGACATGGCGAAGGCCCGCGCAGGCATCACGCTCAACTCGTACACAAGTCTTGTTCAGGCAGCTCTTGACGGCCAGGGATTCGCTCTGATCGGCCCACCGTTGATCGAGAAATTTCTATCCAACGGTAACCTCGTCCAGCCAGTCGACGCACAGCCAATCGTCCGTCACGCTTTTCACCTGCTTTTACCGAAGACTACGCTGCCATCGATGGCTGTTCGCGCTTTCGCTGGCTGGATCAAGGCGTCGTTTCTGGCTCTGGGAGAAGCTCTGAGAGAAAATGCCACGGAACATGAGACTTGA
- a CDS encoding ABC transporter permease subunit codes for MAFYAGLFDGLGLRNWCNAGAGSGPMSMAELLKRAKEANDTSGPSLMDAPFPSLDALHDACQAIPRTRDLTSGIESTFLYLRVGLKTVLDPLTQPLSWLLDFSLHVVDVVPWWVLVIALLVIVYLASRSWAILGLVTASLLTLGFVDHLHYALQTMVIVFACTLICIVIGIPLGVMMSKSKRMERFSLPILDMLQTLPSFVYLIPLIFLFSVTESKLYGIAIILYAVVPVIRLTNLGVRMVDGNVGEAADAFGLDPWQKLIKVELPLALPSIMAGVNQTIMMSLSMVVIASLVSAPGLGVLVLRGINNLELGVGLVAGFGIVLLAINFDRVSKASMSRVNSTLQHRGGGH; via the coding sequence ATGGCGTTCTACGCTGGACTTTTTGATGGGCTGGGGCTTCGCAACTGGTGCAATGCCGGCGCGGGCAGCGGTCCAATGAGCATGGCGGAACTGCTCAAGCGAGCCAAGGAGGCCAACGATACGTCCGGCCCATCGCTCATGGACGCACCGTTTCCGTCCCTCGATGCCCTACATGATGCCTGTCAGGCGATACCGCGCACGCGTGACCTGACGTCAGGTATCGAGAGCACTTTTCTGTATCTGCGCGTCGGCTTGAAGACGGTGCTAGATCCGCTGACGCAGCCGCTGTCATGGCTTCTTGATTTCTCGCTGCACGTCGTGGACGTCGTTCCCTGGTGGGTTCTGGTTATCGCGCTCTTGGTGATCGTCTATCTCGCATCACGCTCCTGGGCCATCCTTGGTCTCGTGACGGCCAGCCTCCTGACGCTGGGTTTCGTGGACCACCTGCATTACGCTTTGCAGACGATGGTGATCGTGTTCGCCTGTACGCTCATCTGTATCGTTATCGGCATTCCCCTGGGAGTCATGATGTCGAAGAGCAAGCGCATGGAGCGGTTTTCGCTGCCAATCCTCGACATGCTCCAGACGCTTCCATCCTTTGTCTACTTGATCCCGCTGATCTTCCTGTTCTCGGTCACCGAGTCGAAGCTCTACGGGATCGCGATCATTCTTTACGCCGTCGTGCCGGTGATCCGGCTGACCAACCTCGGCGTCCGGATGGTCGACGGCAATGTCGGCGAGGCGGCTGACGCATTCGGTCTCGATCCGTGGCAGAAGCTGATAAAGGTCGAGCTGCCACTCGCGCTTCCAAGCATCATGGCCGGCGTCAATCAGACGATCATGATGTCGCTGTCCATGGTTGTGATTGCGTCGCTCGTGTCTGCGCCTGGTCTCGGCGTTCTCGTGCTGCGGGGCATCAACAATCTCGAACTCGGTGTCGGCCTCGTCGCGGGTTTCGGCATTGTCCTCTTGGCCATCAATTTCGATCGCGTCAGCAAGGCGTCCATGTCGCGCGTAAACTCCACTCTCCAACATCGAGGGGGAGGCCATTGA
- a CDS encoding ABC transporter substrate-binding protein codes for MNWSSAAVVTAVSSFLMEQGYGCTVKKVPTSTVPALTSLAETGQPDILTEVWPGVADVYYKLEKEGKIVKVANVLSDGGVDAWWIPEYLAEQHPELKTIDGILANPKLVGGRFNNCPVGTGCRTSSDNLAKAFELEKHGIQVFNHGSLETLAASIASAYEAKAPWFGYYWAPTSVLGKYKMVAVDMGPVDAEKAKCNATADCATPSKTGWPKATVLTTMAKPFYDKNPELVALMSKVTFSNEVMNGLLSWQEENKASADETAVHFLTTYKDVWPNWLSDDAKTKIAAIIK; via the coding sequence ATGAACTGGTCATCCGCTGCAGTCGTCACGGCGGTATCGAGCTTCCTGATGGAACAGGGCTACGGCTGCACGGTGAAGAAGGTTCCGACCTCGACGGTGCCTGCGCTCACCTCGCTTGCCGAGACGGGTCAGCCGGACATCCTGACCGAAGTCTGGCCGGGTGTCGCCGATGTTTACTACAAGCTGGAAAAAGAAGGAAAGATCGTCAAGGTCGCCAACGTTCTATCCGATGGCGGTGTCGATGCATGGTGGATCCCGGAATATTTAGCGGAACAACATCCCGAATTGAAGACGATCGACGGTATTCTTGCGAATCCGAAGCTGGTCGGCGGCCGTTTCAACAATTGCCCTGTCGGTACTGGTTGCCGCACCTCAAGTGACAATCTGGCTAAGGCCTTCGAGCTCGAAAAACACGGCATCCAGGTTTTCAACCACGGATCGCTCGAGACGCTCGCCGCGTCGATCGCATCGGCGTACGAGGCCAAGGCACCTTGGTTCGGCTATTACTGGGCACCGACCAGCGTGCTCGGAAAATACAAGATGGTCGCAGTCGACATGGGGCCAGTCGATGCCGAGAAGGCCAAGTGCAACGCCACGGCCGATTGCGCGACCCCGAGCAAGACTGGTTGGCCGAAGGCGACCGTCCTGACTACGATGGCCAAGCCGTTCTATGACAAGAACCCGGAACTGGTGGCGCTGATGAGCAAGGTCACCTTCAGCAACGAGGTCATGAACGGACTTCTCTCATGGCAGGAAGAGAACAAGGCCTCGGCCGACGAGACGGCCGTTCACTTCCTGACGACCTACAAGGACGTCTGGCCAAACTGGCTGTCCGACGACGCCAAAACCAAAATCGCCGCCATTATCAAGTAA